From a region of the Erythrobacter neustonensis genome:
- a CDS encoding RNA pyrophosphohydrolase — protein sequence MLVNAEGRVFVGQRIDPSAHGYWQMPQGGIDKGEDVREAALRELEEEVGVPADKVEVIAQTSRPICYDLPPELVGKVWKGKYRGQEQHWFLGRFLGEDADIDLNAHDPAEFNEWRWIAPDQLPELIIPFKRAVYEEVLAEFRDLI from the coding sequence ATGCTGGTCAATGCCGAGGGCCGCGTCTTCGTCGGCCAGCGGATCGACCCTTCGGCGCACGGCTACTGGCAGATGCCGCAAGGCGGGATCGACAAGGGCGAAGACGTGCGCGAAGCTGCCTTGCGCGAGCTTGAGGAGGAGGTCGGTGTGCCCGCGGACAAGGTCGAGGTGATCGCGCAGACATCGCGCCCGATCTGCTACGATCTGCCCCCCGAACTCGTCGGCAAAGTGTGGAAGGGCAAGTATCGCGGGCAGGAACAGCACTGGTTCCTGGGCCGCTTTCTGGGCGAGGATGCCGATATCGACCTCAACGCGCATGATCCGGCCGAATTCAACGAATGGCGCTGGATCGCACCCGATCAGCTGCCCGAGCTGATCATCCCGTTCAAGCGTGCGGTTTACGAGGAAGTGCTGGCCGAGTTTCGCGACCTGATCTGA
- a CDS encoding tetratricopeptide repeat protein → MRFAAPAAALSLCLMMSASISLAGGAGTPDPRAAALIAQGQALLASGEAQGATDAFEAALAVDPAYTPIFVDLAEAARLQGLPGKAIGYYRQALARDPGSYAAIAGEGAALVEKGALEKAKGNLAKLKSLCGDGCRETAALEAAIARGVPPRLAVESKNDTGPAAN, encoded by the coding sequence GCCTTGTCGCTTTGTCTGATGATGAGCGCGAGCATCTCGCTGGCAGGCGGCGCGGGAACGCCCGATCCGCGCGCGGCGGCATTGATCGCGCAAGGTCAGGCGCTGCTCGCCTCGGGCGAAGCGCAGGGCGCGACCGATGCCTTCGAAGCCGCACTGGCGGTCGACCCGGCCTATACGCCGATCTTCGTCGATCTGGCCGAAGCTGCGCGGCTGCAGGGCCTGCCGGGCAAGGCGATCGGTTACTACCGGCAGGCGCTGGCGCGCGATCCGGGCAGCTATGCCGCGATCGCGGGTGAAGGCGCGGCGCTGGTCGAAAAGGGCGCGCTGGAAAAGGCCAAGGGCAACCTTGCCAAGCTGAAATCGCTGTGCGGCGATGGCTGCCGCGAGACAGCCGCGCTCGAAGCCGCGATCGCGCGCGGCGTGCCGCCAAGGCTGGCGGTCGAAAGCAAGAACGATACGGGGCCGGCTGCGAACTGA
- a CDS encoding cryptochrome/photolyase family protein produces MPQTQLVWLRRDLRLADNPALYHAAKAGPVIAAYVLDEESPRHHAYGGASRWWLHHSLECLAKSLEAKGSKLILRRGDAVAELAKLAQETGATTIHANRHYEPWWRKAQKKLAESHALELYDGNYLMPPGSITTGSGGQYKIYTPFSRAVRAEFPPRDELPAPERLEAPESWPASDDLAGWNLLPTKPDWAGGMRGFWEVGEDAAHARLDAFADDVDDYDDKRNFPSVDKVSRLSPHLHFGEITPVQIWYAFKHKRSAGWQTFEGELIWRDYAQNAICQFPDYASRNYREDFDRLPWRDPATDAKAASDLKAWQQGRTGYPIVDAGMRQLWQTGWMHNRVRMITASFLIKHLLIDWREGEKWFWDTLCDADYASNATNWQWTAGTGVDSNMFSRIMAPLTQSEKFDAAGYIREYVPELKGVDAPHIHDPDEFGRRPSAYPRKIIGHREARERALAALKVVKSR; encoded by the coding sequence ATGCCCCAAACCCAACTCGTATGGCTGCGGAGAGACCTTCGCCTTGCCGATAATCCTGCGCTTTACCACGCCGCCAAGGCTGGCCCGGTCATCGCGGCCTATGTCCTCGACGAAGAGAGCCCCCGGCATCACGCCTATGGCGGAGCCTCGCGCTGGTGGCTGCATCATTCGCTGGAGTGCCTTGCCAAGAGCCTTGAGGCCAAGGGCAGCAAGCTGATCCTGCGGCGCGGCGATGCGGTGGCGGAACTGGCGAAACTCGCACAAGAAACCGGCGCAACGACGATCCACGCCAACCGCCATTACGAACCGTGGTGGAGAAAGGCGCAAAAGAAGCTCGCCGAAAGCCACGCGCTCGAACTCTACGACGGCAATTACCTGATGCCGCCGGGCAGCATCACCACCGGCAGCGGCGGGCAATACAAGATCTACACGCCCTTCAGCCGTGCCGTCCGCGCAGAATTCCCCCCACGCGACGAATTGCCTGCGCCCGAAAGGCTCGAAGCGCCCGAAAGCTGGCCTGCAAGCGACGATCTGGCCGGTTGGAACCTGCTCCCCACCAAGCCCGACTGGGCCGGCGGGATGCGCGGATTCTGGGAGGTGGGGGAAGATGCCGCCCACGCGCGGCTCGATGCCTTTGCCGACGATGTCGACGACTATGACGACAAGCGCAATTTTCCCAGCGTCGACAAGGTCTCGCGCCTGTCGCCGCACCTCCATTTCGGCGAAATAACCCCGGTGCAGATCTGGTACGCGTTCAAGCACAAACGCTCGGCCGGGTGGCAGACCTTTGAAGGCGAGCTGATCTGGCGCGACTATGCGCAGAACGCGATTTGCCAGTTTCCCGACTATGCAAGCCGGAACTACCGCGAGGATTTCGACCGGCTGCCCTGGCGCGATCCGGCGACCGATGCGAAGGCCGCCAGCGACCTCAAGGCATGGCAGCAGGGCCGCACCGGATACCCGATCGTCGATGCCGGGATGCGCCAGCTGTGGCAGACCGGGTGGATGCACAACCGGGTGCGGATGATCACCGCAAGCTTCCTTATCAAGCATCTGCTGATCGACTGGCGCGAGGGGGAAAAGTGGTTCTGGGACACCTTGTGCGATGCCGATTATGCGTCCAACGCGACCAACTGGCAGTGGACCGCGGGCACGGGGGTCGACAGCAACATGTTCAGCCGGATCATGGCCCCGCTGACCCAGTCGGAAAAGTTCGATGCCGCGGGTTACATCCGCGAATATGTGCCCGAACTGAAGGGTGTGGACGCGCCGCACATCCATGATCCCGACGAATTCGGTCGGCGGCCATCGGCCTATCCGCGCAAGATCATCGGCCACCGCGAGGCGCGCGAGCGGGCGCTGGCGGCATTGAAGGTGGTAAAATCGCGGTAG
- a CDS encoding metal-dependent hydrolase produces the protein MDNLTHSLVGAVMGQAGLKRTTGLAMPALIIGANLPDVDAGCFFWLEGTEHLAFRRGITHGPPALVLLPLILAGILWGWDRWQTKRGARPEGRLPVRFGWLYAMAFIGCLSHPFFDWLNVYGIRLLEPFSSQWFYGDTLFIIDPWLWAVLIASIWVSRRREKARGNWARAGQVGLAAALAYVGMNGAVTWFNYQTRGMTTEPYPQAHIAAPVPLAFWRREQIARTYDGRWISSDWEGAAIGHGYANSAETQCKLPNLAAARRTNSQLDAFLFWSRAPFATRAADGSVILYDARFYDPRARDRFSVALPDVRCKPLP, from the coding sequence ATGGACAATCTGACACATAGCCTCGTCGGCGCGGTCATGGGGCAGGCGGGGCTGAAGCGCACCACGGGGCTTGCCATGCCCGCGCTGATCATCGGCGCGAACCTGCCGGACGTGGACGCGGGGTGTTTCTTCTGGCTGGAGGGCACCGAACATCTCGCCTTCCGCCGCGGCATCACCCACGGCCCGCCCGCGCTGGTGCTGCTCCCGTTGATTCTGGCGGGGATATTGTGGGGCTGGGACCGGTGGCAAACGAAGCGCGGCGCCCGGCCCGAGGGGCGGCTACCGGTGCGCTTCGGGTGGCTCTACGCGATGGCCTTCATCGGGTGCCTCAGCCATCCCTTCTTCGACTGGCTCAACGTCTACGGCATCCGGCTGCTGGAGCCCTTCTCCTCGCAATGGTTCTACGGCGACACGCTCTTCATCATCGACCCGTGGCTGTGGGCGGTGCTGATCGCGAGCATCTGGGTGTCGCGGCGTCGGGAGAAGGCGAGGGGCAATTGGGCACGCGCGGGTCAAGTCGGGCTGGCAGCGGCGCTGGCCTATGTCGGGATGAACGGCGCCGTCACCTGGTTCAACTACCAGACCCGGGGCATGACGACCGAACCCTATCCGCAAGCCCATATCGCAGCGCCTGTCCCGCTGGCATTCTGGCGCCGCGAACAGATTGCCCGGACCTACGACGGGCGATGGATCTCAAGCGATTGGGAAGGAGCGGCAATTGGACATGGGTACGCCAATTCCGCGGAGACCCAGTGCAAACTGCCCAATCTCGCTGCCGCCCGACGCACCAATTCCCAGCTTGATGCCTTCCTGTTCTGGTCGCGCGCGCCATTTGCGACGCGGGCGGCGGATGGTTCGGTGATCCTCTACGACGCCCGCTTTTACGATCCGCGCGCGCGGGACCGATTCTCGGTCGCGCTGCCGGATGTGCGGTGTAAGCCTTTGCCATAG
- a CDS encoding alpha/beta hydrolase translates to MTDAPFIRPDMKAFLDMMAQVNGPKLADMTLAEARQSYVAMHGIADRPARQLPVIRDLACPGPAGDIPLRLYDARESRSEASPVIVFFHGGGFVIGDLDTHHALCSEIAALADLPVVAVHYALAPEAPFPAAILDCEAAARWVASSPAELGLIASGIITIGDSAGGNATVVVSQMLGANPADVPVVLQVPIFPLVADAIGSDSMAAFSDGFLLTADTMGFFDAAYAADRSDPRGFPILSDHASAPPTIVVTASLDPIRDSGRAYARALVDAGRDCVFLEMRGVTHSFTNLRAAVPSAQRDLERIIAAMRFMLENPA, encoded by the coding sequence ATGACCGACGCGCCTTTCATCCGGCCCGACATGAAGGCCTTCCTCGACATGATGGCGCAGGTGAACGGCCCGAAGCTTGCCGACATGACGCTGGCCGAGGCGCGGCAATCCTATGTCGCGATGCACGGGATCGCCGACCGCCCGGCGCGGCAGCTTCCGGTGATCCGTGATCTGGCCTGCCCCGGCCCGGCGGGCGATATTCCGCTGCGCCTCTATGACGCGCGCGAAAGCCGCAGCGAGGCCTCTCCCGTGATCGTGTTCTTCCACGGCGGCGGCTTCGTGATCGGCGATCTCGACACGCACCACGCGCTGTGCAGCGAAATCGCCGCGCTCGCCGATCTTCCGGTGGTCGCGGTGCATTATGCGCTCGCGCCCGAAGCGCCCTTCCCCGCCGCGATCCTCGATTGCGAGGCGGCGGCGCGCTGGGTCGCCTCGAGCCCGGCCGAACTGGGCCTCATCGCGAGCGGGATCATCACCATCGGCGACAGCGCGGGCGGCAATGCAACCGTGGTCGTAAGCCAGATGCTCGGGGCGAACCCGGCGGATGTTCCGGTGGTGCTGCAGGTGCCGATCTTCCCGCTGGTGGCCGACGCGATCGGTTCGGACAGCATGGCGGCATTCAGCGACGGCTTCCTGCTCACCGCCGACACGATGGGCTTTTTCGATGCCGCCTACGCCGCCGACCGCAGCGATCCGCGCGGCTTCCCGATCCTGTCGGACCACGCCAGCGCCCCGCCCACGATCGTCGTTACCGCCAGTCTCGATCCGATCCGCGATTCGGGCCGCGCCTATGCACGCGCGCTGGTCGATGCGGGGCGCGACTGCGTGTTCCTCGAAATGCGCGGCGTCACGCATTCCTTCACCAATCTGCGTGCAGCAGTGCCGAGCGCCCAACGCGATCTTGAACGCATCATCGCCGCGATGCGCTTCATGCTGGAGAACCCCGCGTGA